Proteins encoded by one window of Serratia nevei:
- a CDS encoding MFS transporter produces MNKATVAAKRWWYIMPIVFITYSLAYLDRANFSFASAAGINEDLGITKGMASLLGALFFLGYFFFQIPGAIYAERRSVKKLIFWCLILWGGCASLTGVVSNIPMLAAIRFILGVVEAAVMPAMLIYISNWFTKSERSRANTFLILGNPVTVLWMSVVSGYLIHAFGWREMFIIEGIPAVIWAFCWWVLAKDKPAQAGWLSVEEKQALQQQLDEEQKGIKAVRNYGEAFRSRNVILLCVQYFAWSIGVYGFVLWLPSILRSGMQMGMVEAGWLSAVPYLAATIAMIVVSWASDKMQNRKLFVWPLLLIGALAFFGSYAVGTNHFWISYGLLVVAGAAMYAPYGPFFAIIPEMLPKNVAGGAMALINSMGALGSFFGSWFVGYLNGATGSPAASYMFMAIALVVAVVLTLIVKPARNEIQPQLA; encoded by the coding sequence ATGAACAAAGCGACTGTCGCGGCCAAACGCTGGTGGTACATCATGCCCATCGTGTTTATCACCTACAGCCTGGCCTATCTCGATCGCGCCAACTTCAGCTTCGCCTCTGCCGCCGGCATCAATGAAGATCTCGGCATCACCAAAGGCATGGCCTCGCTGCTGGGTGCGCTGTTTTTCCTCGGTTATTTCTTCTTCCAAATTCCCGGCGCCATCTACGCCGAACGCCGCAGCGTCAAAAAATTGATCTTCTGGTGCCTGATCCTGTGGGGCGGTTGCGCCTCGCTGACCGGCGTGGTCAGCAATATCCCGATGTTGGCCGCCATCCGCTTTATCCTCGGCGTGGTGGAAGCGGCGGTGATGCCGGCGATGCTGATCTACATCAGCAACTGGTTCACCAAATCGGAGCGCTCACGCGCCAATACCTTCCTGATCCTCGGCAACCCGGTGACGGTGCTGTGGATGTCGGTGGTGTCCGGCTACCTGATCCACGCCTTCGGCTGGCGTGAAATGTTCATCATCGAGGGCATTCCGGCGGTTATCTGGGCGTTCTGCTGGTGGGTGCTGGCGAAAGACAAACCGGCGCAGGCCGGCTGGCTAAGCGTCGAGGAGAAACAGGCGCTGCAACAGCAGCTGGACGAAGAGCAGAAAGGCATCAAGGCCGTGCGCAACTACGGCGAAGCCTTCCGTTCGCGCAACGTGATCCTGCTGTGCGTGCAGTACTTCGCCTGGAGCATCGGCGTGTACGGCTTCGTGCTGTGGCTGCCTTCTATCCTGCGCAGCGGCATGCAGATGGGCATGGTGGAAGCCGGCTGGCTGTCGGCGGTGCCTTACCTGGCGGCGACCATCGCCATGATCGTGGTCTCCTGGGCGTCGGACAAAATGCAAAACCGCAAGCTGTTCGTCTGGCCGCTGCTACTGATCGGCGCGCTGGCGTTCTTCGGCTCTTACGCCGTCGGCACCAACCACTTCTGGATCTCCTACGGCCTGCTGGTGGTCGCCGGCGCCGCGATGTACGCCCCCTACGGGCCGTTCTTCGCCATCATTCCGGAAATGCTGCCGAAAAACGTCGCCGGGGGCGCCATGGCGCTGATCAACAGCATGGGCGCGCTGGGGTCGTTCTTCGGTTCGTGGTTCGTCGGCTATCTGAATGGCGCCACCGGCAGCCCGGCGGCCTCTTACATGTTTATGGCCATCGCACTGGTGGTGGCGGTGGTGCTGACGCTGATCGTCAAACCCGCCCGCAACGAGATCCAGCCACAATTGGCTTGA
- a CDS encoding sugar kinase, with translation MTTLTATTAQQAPLDVVTLGEAMAMFVAAQTGDLAEVETFTKRIAGAELNVAIGLARLGMNVGWVSRVGNDSFGRFTLQQLKKEGINYRQVTVDGHYPTGFQVKSKTTDGTDPSVEYFRKGSAASHLSVADFNPEYFGSARHLHLSGVAAALSSESLALCHHAAREMRAMGKTISFDPNLRPVLWPSREVMIEQLNQLAFAADWVLPGLKEGQILTGQSTPEGIADFYLERGVQAVIIKTGPDGAWFKTAAGDKAAVAAVKVDNVVDTVGAGDGFAVGTLSALLEGKTLIQAVQRGNKIGSLAIQAIGDSEGLPTRAALAE, from the coding sequence ATGACAACGTTAACGGCAACGACGGCGCAGCAGGCGCCCCTGGATGTGGTCACGCTGGGCGAAGCCATGGCGATGTTCGTGGCGGCGCAAACCGGCGATTTGGCGGAGGTGGAAACCTTCACCAAACGCATCGCCGGCGCCGAATTGAACGTGGCGATCGGCCTGGCGCGTCTGGGCATGAACGTCGGCTGGGTCAGCCGCGTCGGCAACGATTCGTTTGGCCGCTTCACCCTGCAGCAGCTGAAAAAAGAAGGCATCAACTACCGGCAGGTGACGGTCGACGGCCACTATCCGACCGGCTTTCAGGTGAAATCCAAAACCACCGATGGTACCGATCCCAGCGTGGAATACTTTCGCAAAGGCTCGGCGGCCAGCCACCTGTCGGTCGCCGATTTCAACCCTGAGTATTTCGGTTCCGCACGCCACCTGCACCTGAGCGGCGTTGCAGCGGCGCTGTCCAGCGAGTCGCTGGCCCTGTGCCACCATGCGGCGCGCGAAATGCGCGCCATGGGCAAAACCATTTCGTTCGACCCCAACCTGCGTCCGGTGCTGTGGCCTAGCCGCGAGGTGATGATCGAGCAGCTGAACCAGCTGGCATTCGCCGCCGACTGGGTACTGCCGGGGCTGAAAGAGGGGCAGATCCTCACCGGCCAATCGACGCCGGAAGGCATCGCCGATTTCTATCTGGAACGTGGCGTGCAGGCGGTGATCATCAAAACCGGCCCGGACGGCGCCTGGTTTAAAACCGCCGCCGGCGACAAGGCGGCAGTGGCCGCAGTGAAGGTCGACAACGTGGTGGATACCGTCGGTGCCGGTGATGGCTTTGCCGTCGGCACCCTCAGCGCCCTGCTGGAAGGAAAAACGCTGATACAGGCGGTGCAGCGCGGCAACAAAATCGGTTCGCTGGCGATCCAGGCCATCGGCGACAGCGAAGGCCTGCCAACCCGCGCGGCGCTGGCCGAATAA
- a CDS encoding sugar phosphate isomerase/epimerase family protein codes for MKTEIIVVTGAYGTDTVKQHGGQRALLPIIAGAGADGVEIRRELFAAGELDSLPALAQEIDRQQLFAVYSAPEALFTPQHTLNPNLPALLAEAQALNARRLKLSLGHFRPGFDFTELKVALEQHPVKLVVENDQTTDCGILSMLNAFFHAAEDSHLPVSMTFDMANWLWVGQDAFAAAERLARHVGYVHVKAATQGPRGWRAVALDDTDGSWRDLLARLPHDAPRGIEFPLQGDDLEAVTRHYVNILRAE; via the coding sequence ATGAAAACAGAAATCATCGTGGTCACCGGCGCCTACGGCACCGATACCGTCAAACAACACGGCGGCCAGCGCGCGCTGTTGCCCATCATCGCCGGCGCAGGCGCCGACGGGGTCGAGATCCGCCGCGAACTGTTCGCCGCCGGCGAACTGGACAGCCTGCCGGCCCTGGCGCAAGAGATCGATCGCCAGCAGCTGTTCGCCGTCTACTCCGCCCCTGAGGCGCTGTTCACCCCGCAACATACGCTGAACCCCAACCTGCCTGCGCTGCTGGCAGAAGCGCAGGCGCTGAACGCGCGCCGGTTGAAGCTGTCCCTCGGCCATTTCCGCCCCGGCTTCGATTTTACCGAGCTGAAAGTGGCGCTGGAGCAGCACCCGGTCAAATTGGTGGTCGAGAACGATCAGACGACGGACTGCGGCATTTTGTCGATGCTGAACGCCTTTTTCCACGCCGCGGAAGATAGCCACCTGCCGGTCAGCATGACCTTCGATATGGCCAACTGGCTGTGGGTGGGGCAAGACGCCTTCGCCGCCGCCGAACGCCTGGCCCGCCACGTCGGTTACGTGCACGTCAAAGCCGCCACCCAAGGCCCGCGCGGCTGGCGCGCCGTCGCGCTGGACGATACCGACGGCAGCTGGCGCGATCTGCTGGCCCGCCTGCCGCACGATGCGCCGCGCGGCATCGAATTCCCGTTGCAGGGCGATGATCTGGAAGCCGTCACCCGCCATTACGTCAATATCTTGCGTGCGGAGTAA
- a CDS encoding LacI family DNA-binding transcriptional regulator codes for MSTVKATRASGRATISDVANIAKTGKTSVSRYLNGEQHLLSDDLKQRIEQAIRQLDYRPSQMARSLKGGQTRLIGLILADITNPYSVDVMRGIEAACRQHGFTLLVCNTNNEVNQEQHYLQLLSSYRVEGIVVNAVGMREEALSTLQQSMLPMVLIDRKIPDFACDVVGLNNREAATVATEHLLQQGFEAILFLSEPLGTVNTRLERLHAFRHTMAQHPTLLAEQAETPLNDRQKLEQVLSDFSGRHRGMRKAVISANGALTLQVARAMRRLGIQWGNDIGLLGFDELEWAELAGVGITTLKQPTYQMGHAALERLVQRIQGLAAPSGEQMFSGELIVRGSTTR; via the coding sequence GTGAGCACTGTCAAGGCAACGCGCGCCTCAGGGCGCGCCACCATCAGCGATGTGGCCAACATCGCCAAAACCGGCAAGACCAGCGTGTCGCGCTATCTGAATGGTGAACAACACCTGCTTTCCGACGATCTCAAACAGCGCATCGAACAGGCGATCCGGCAGCTCGACTACCGGCCAAGCCAGATGGCGCGCAGCCTGAAAGGCGGCCAGACCCGCCTCATCGGCCTGATCCTCGCCGATATCACCAACCCTTATTCGGTGGACGTGATGCGCGGCATCGAGGCCGCCTGCCGCCAGCACGGCTTTACCCTGCTGGTGTGTAACACCAACAACGAAGTCAATCAGGAACAGCACTACCTGCAGCTGCTCAGCAGTTACCGGGTGGAAGGCATCGTGGTCAACGCGGTCGGCATGCGCGAGGAAGCGTTATCCACGCTGCAACAGTCGATGCTGCCGATGGTACTGATCGACCGCAAAATCCCCGACTTCGCCTGCGACGTGGTGGGCCTGAACAACCGCGAAGCCGCCACCGTCGCCACCGAACATCTGCTGCAACAAGGTTTCGAAGCAATCCTGTTCCTCAGCGAGCCGCTCGGTACGGTCAATACCCGTCTCGAACGCCTGCACGCTTTCAGACACACCATGGCGCAGCACCCCACGCTGTTGGCGGAGCAGGCCGAAACGCCGCTCAACGATCGGCAGAAGCTGGAGCAGGTGCTGAGCGATTTCAGCGGCCGCCATCGCGGCATGCGCAAGGCGGTGATCTCCGCTAACGGCGCCCTGACGCTGCAGGTGGCGCGCGCCATGCGCCGGCTCGGCATTCAATGGGGCAACGACATCGGCCTGCTGGGCTTCGACGAGCTGGAGTGGGCGGAGCTGGCGGGCGTCGGCATCACCACGCTGAAACAGCCCACCTACCAAATGGGGCACGCGGCGCTGGAGCGGCTGGTGCAGCGCATTCAGGGCCTGGCCGCCCCCAGCGGCGAGCAGATGTTCTCCGGCGAGCTGATCGTCCGCGGCTCCACCACCCGCTAA
- a CDS encoding OmpA family lipoprotein, with protein sequence MKKRIAIIAGAVSVALTLSACTTNPYTGESEVGKSGIGAGLGAALGAGVGVLSSSKKDRGKGALIGAAAGAALGGGAGYYMDVQEAKLRDKMKGTGVSVTRQGDNIVLNMPNNVTFDSSSATLKPAGANTLTGVAMVLKEYPKTAVNVVGYTDSTGSRSLNMNLSQQRADGVASALITQGVAANRIRTTGAGPDNPIASNSTAEGKAQNRRVEITLSPLQ encoded by the coding sequence ATGAAAAAACGCATTGCAATTATTGCCGGCGCAGTGAGCGTAGCGCTCACGCTGTCGGCCTGTACCACTAACCCATACACCGGCGAATCCGAAGTCGGCAAATCCGGCATCGGCGCAGGCCTCGGGGCCGCACTGGGCGCCGGTGTCGGCGTGCTGTCCTCATCCAAGAAAGATCGCGGCAAGGGCGCGCTGATCGGCGCGGCGGCCGGTGCGGCACTGGGCGGCGGCGCAGGTTATTACATGGACGTGCAGGAGGCCAAACTGCGCGACAAGATGAAAGGCACCGGCGTCAGCGTCACCCGCCAGGGCGACAACATCGTGCTGAACATGCCGAACAACGTGACCTTCGACAGCAGCAGCGCCACGCTGAAACCGGCGGGCGCCAACACCCTGACCGGCGTCGCCATGGTGCTGAAAGAGTACCCGAAAACCGCGGTCAACGTTGTCGGCTACACCGACAGCACCGGCTCCCGCTCGCTCAACATGAACCTGTCGCAGCAGCGCGCCGACGGCGTAGCCAGCGCGCTGATCACCCAGGGCGTGGCGGCAAACCGTATCCGCACCACCGGTGCCGGCCCGGACAACCCGATCGCCTCCAACAGCACCGCGGAAGGCAAGGCGCAAAACCGCCGCGTCGAGATCACCCTCAGCCCGCTGCAGTAA
- a CDS encoding N-acetyltransferase — protein MIRPCGPEDIERLMALWLPSTIAAHPFVAEKYWRESAALVRENYLPRAQSWACWHHDEIVGFISVLDEQFIGALFVDRAFHGRGVAQALMTHVQQRYRRLSLEVYQQNLRACAFYHKHGFQVTQRLFNEETQAYTLIMNWSAVENSTH, from the coding sequence GTGATCCGCCCCTGTGGACCGGAGGATATCGAACGGCTGATGGCGCTGTGGCTGCCCAGCACCATCGCCGCCCATCCGTTCGTGGCGGAAAAGTACTGGCGTGAGAGCGCCGCGCTGGTGCGGGAAAACTACCTGCCGCGCGCTCAAAGCTGGGCCTGCTGGCATCACGACGAGATCGTCGGCTTTATCAGCGTGCTGGACGAGCAGTTCATCGGCGCACTGTTTGTCGATCGGGCGTTTCACGGCCGCGGCGTCGCCCAGGCGCTGATGACGCACGTGCAGCAGCGCTACCGCCGGCTCAGCCTGGAGGTGTACCAGCAGAACCTGCGTGCCTGCGCGTTCTACCACAAGCACGGCTTTCAGGTGACGCAGCGCCTGTTCAATGAAGAAACCCAGGCCTATACGCTGATCATGAACTGGTCGGCAGTCGAAAATTCAACCCATTAG
- a CDS encoding DNA-3-methyladenine glycosylase I, with product MADERCGWVTADPLYLEYHDKEWGAPTTDARELFEMLCLEGQQAGLSWITVLKKRENYRRAFHGFDPQRVAAMTTEDVENLLQDSGIIRHRGKIEAIITNAKAYLAMEAAGEDFVAFIWDFVGGRPQLNRWQALNQVPAKTEQSDAMSKALKKRGFKFIGSTICYAFMQASGLVNDHLTGCICYPKPR from the coding sequence ATGGCAGACGAACGTTGCGGTTGGGTGACGGCCGATCCGTTGTATCTCGAGTATCACGACAAGGAATGGGGCGCGCCCACCACCGACGCGCGCGAACTGTTTGAAATGCTGTGTCTGGAGGGGCAACAGGCCGGCCTTTCCTGGATCACCGTTCTGAAAAAGCGCGAGAATTACCGTCGCGCTTTCCACGGTTTCGATCCGCAGCGTGTCGCCGCCATGACCACAGAGGACGTGGAAAACCTGCTGCAGGACAGCGGCATCATCCGCCACCGCGGCAAGATAGAAGCCATCATCACCAACGCCAAAGCCTATCTGGCGATGGAAGCGGCCGGCGAAGATTTCGTCGCTTTCATTTGGGACTTCGTCGGCGGCCGGCCGCAGCTCAATCGCTGGCAGGCGCTGAACCAGGTGCCGGCCAAAACCGAACAGTCCGACGCCATGTCCAAAGCGCTGAAAAAGCGCGGCTTCAAGTTTATCGGCTCCACCATTTGTTACGCCTTCATGCAGGCCAGCGGGCTGGTGAACGATCATCTGACGGGGTGCATCTGCTACCCAAAGCCACGGTGA
- a CDS encoding autotransporter outer membrane beta-barrel domain-containing protein: MPLKITCMPRPAALAVALLCSVTLPAQAYDQLYVFGDSLSDTGNNGRFTYDGNQHLLYDEALAQRIGAALVASDNGGENYAAGGAVAVPGLNPVDNTQDQVQRYLNRVNGQADGDGLYIHWIGGNDLAAAALNAATAPGVAYNSAAAAAAQVHSLLNAGAGTVIVPTVPNIGSTPQLMELIIQQALSPVQGAAIQAAYATLNSVATPDNASRTQAIHAALAAAAKQGSAIPQVQQAIAAQLIAAYDSLSAQAAQLTDFYNQSEDRLLAQGGGNIVRVDVNKLFAEAIANPAQFGFANTAGMACPPGVSSAVCRSDMPGFDASQSYLFSDHFHPSPQAHLLIADYIQAVLDGPAQVVALNQATAAMARDSRATLDSRFQQLRNGDNPQGSLGVFGGYAGQHYDYADNRAAGDGNATTHNLTVGVDYQLTDGWLIGALIAGSNDDQHPSSRFDYKSRGLLLSAFSSLALFEHGWVNADLHYATMDYDDIRRSMRLGPLTRTETGSTTGKQWGARVTAGYDFPITSYLTTGPVAQFAWDYSRVSGYGEDGDDSTAMRFNDQTYHSQIGALGWRLDTQFGVFNPYAEVSYQHQFGDDVYRAGGGLKSTQTSFTRDSAGQDKNWVDVTLGANMPLTDRVSAFATVSQTGGLSSGEQFMYNVGVSARF; this comes from the coding sequence ATGCCTCTAAAAATAACGTGCATGCCCCGCCCGGCGGCGCTTGCAGTGGCGCTACTTTGCAGTGTGACCCTACCGGCTCAGGCGTACGATCAACTGTACGTCTTTGGCGACAGCCTGAGCGATACCGGCAACAACGGCCGGTTCACCTATGACGGCAACCAGCACTTGTTGTACGACGAAGCGTTGGCGCAACGCATCGGGGCGGCGCTGGTGGCTTCGGACAACGGCGGTGAAAACTACGCCGCCGGCGGCGCCGTGGCGGTGCCGGGCCTGAACCCGGTCGACAACACCCAGGATCAGGTGCAGCGCTACCTGAACCGGGTCAATGGCCAGGCCGACGGCGACGGGCTGTATATTCATTGGATCGGCGGCAACGATCTGGCGGCGGCGGCGCTGAATGCCGCTACCGCGCCCGGCGTGGCCTATAACAGCGCTGCGGCCGCCGCTGCGCAGGTGCATTCGCTGCTGAACGCCGGCGCCGGCACGGTGATCGTGCCAACGGTGCCGAACATCGGCTCCACGCCGCAGCTGATGGAATTGATCATTCAACAGGCGCTGTCGCCGGTGCAGGGGGCGGCGATCCAGGCGGCCTATGCCACGCTTAATTCGGTGGCGACGCCGGACAACGCTTCACGCACGCAGGCGATCCACGCGGCGTTGGCCGCCGCGGCGAAGCAGGGCAGCGCCATTCCTCAGGTGCAGCAGGCGATCGCCGCGCAGCTTATCGCGGCGTATGACAGCCTGAGCGCGCAGGCCGCCCAGCTGACCGATTTCTATAATCAAAGTGAAGACCGTCTGCTGGCGCAGGGCGGCGGCAATATAGTGCGGGTGGATGTCAACAAGCTGTTCGCCGAAGCGATCGCCAATCCGGCGCAGTTCGGCTTCGCCAACACCGCCGGTATGGCTTGCCCGCCGGGCGTTTCCTCGGCGGTTTGCCGTTCCGATATGCCCGGCTTCGACGCCAGCCAGTCCTATCTGTTCTCCGACCATTTCCACCCCAGCCCGCAGGCGCACCTGCTGATTGCGGATTATATCCAGGCGGTGTTGGATGGCCCGGCGCAGGTGGTGGCGCTGAATCAGGCGACCGCGGCGATGGCGCGCGACAGCCGCGCCACGCTCGACAGTCGCTTCCAGCAGCTGCGCAACGGCGACAACCCGCAGGGATCGCTGGGCGTGTTCGGCGGTTACGCCGGCCAGCACTACGACTATGCCGATAACCGGGCGGCGGGGGACGGCAACGCCACTACCCACAACCTGACCGTCGGCGTGGACTATCAGCTGACCGACGGTTGGTTAATCGGCGCGTTGATCGCCGGTTCCAACGACGATCAGCATCCTTCCAGCCGCTTTGATTACAAGTCGCGCGGGCTGCTGCTGTCGGCCTTCAGTTCGCTGGCGCTATTCGAGCATGGCTGGGTCAACGCCGATCTGCACTATGCGACGATGGATTATGACGACATCCGCCGCAGCATGCGGCTGGGGCCGCTGACGCGCACCGAAACCGGTTCGACCACCGGCAAGCAGTGGGGCGCGCGCGTGACCGCCGGCTATGACTTCCCGATTACTTCTTACCTGACCACCGGGCCGGTCGCGCAGTTCGCCTGGGATTACAGCCGCGTTTCCGGCTACGGTGAAGATGGCGATGACAGCACCGCCATGCGCTTCAACGATCAAACTTATCACTCGCAGATCGGCGCGCTGGGTTGGCGGCTGGATACGCAATTCGGCGTGTTTAACCCTTATGCGGAAGTGAGTTATCAGCATCAGTTCGGCGACGACGTCTACCGCGCCGGCGGTGGCCTGAAATCGACGCAAACCTCGTTCACCCGCGACAGTGCGGGCCAGGACAAAAACTGGGTGGATGTCACGCTGGGGGCCAACATGCCGTTGACGGACAGGGTATCGGCCTTCGCCACCGTGTCGCAAACCGGCGGGCTGAGCAGCGGCGAGCAGTTTATGTATAACGTCGGCGTCAGCGCGCGTTTTTGA